Proteins from a genomic interval of Nitrospina gracilis Nb-211:
- a CDS encoding formylglycine-generating enzyme family protein: MKTASRFLMAVSVWLCLAATASAEEFSDPSMVLIPEGEFVMGSGKAEDEPPHAVHLSAFYIDRHEVTQMQFEAVMDDNPSNFESPNHPVEQVTWYEARDYCLQVGKRLPTEAEWEKAARAGMTTVYYWGDAIDGDHAWYWDNSGKTTHPVGQKKPNPYGLYDMAGNVWEWVLDNYSDTYYTESPKRDPQGPFDGKYRSIRGGSWRDLEQTLRATRRNYELAAGRFDHIGFRCVREVE; the protein is encoded by the coding sequence ATGAAAACGGCATCGCGTTTTCTAATGGCAGTGAGTGTGTGGCTTTGCCTCGCGGCAACGGCGTCGGCGGAGGAATTTAGCGATCCGTCGATGGTGCTCATCCCCGAAGGCGAGTTCGTCATGGGTTCCGGCAAGGCGGAGGACGAACCGCCGCACGCCGTCCACCTCTCGGCGTTTTACATCGACCGGCATGAAGTGACACAGATGCAGTTCGAGGCGGTGATGGACGACAATCCCTCGAACTTCGAATCGCCCAACCATCCGGTGGAACAGGTCACCTGGTACGAGGCGCGCGACTACTGTTTGCAGGTAGGCAAGCGCCTGCCCACGGAAGCGGAATGGGAAAAGGCGGCACGCGCCGGAATGACGACGGTTTATTACTGGGGCGACGCCATCGACGGCGATCACGCCTGGTACTGGGACAATTCCGGCAAGACCACGCATCCGGTGGGACAGAAGAAACCGAATCCTTACGGCCTCTATGACATGGCGGGCAATGTGTGGGAATGGGTGCTCGATAATTATTCGGACACGTATTACACGGAAAGCCCGAAGCGCGATCCGCAAGGCCCGTTCGACGGCAAGTATCGTTCGATCCGCGGCGGATCGTGGCGCGATCTCGAACAGACCCTGCGCGCCACACGCCGTAACTACGAGCTGGCGGCGGGCCGCTTCGACCACATCGGGTTCCGCTGTGTGCGTGAGGTGGAGTGA
- the priA gene encoding primosomal protein N', which yields MTSPAYAQVVFNLPLADAFTYRIPPALQGRVQVGMRVLAPFGPRKITGYVVALADTCDASIRLKDIEDAPDSLPVISQDLLDLTRWIADRYHAGWGEAIRAALPAGLDDEEHELFSLSPAGEAALQNKKVSPAGAAVLQLIQKRKQLSRKQIRHALKKNYKSHTLAMLKQEGLILTETRLRKSSVPYKTETIAALTGDAAKHADAETLLARSPKQKELHSLLKDGELTVTELSKRFPKHAGPLRELRKKGLVETRRVQVSRYGGEEIDLSTEGLDGPLQFTPDQEQVYGTLKDALDSETCHTFLLQGVTGSGKTEIYIRCIQQALDAGRTAIMMVPEISLTPQTVYLFRRRFGENVAILHSGLSAVERYLEWEKIRQGEVGIAIGARSAVFAPLNDLGIIIIDEEHDGSYKQDSTPRYHARETAIVRARKAGAVVLLGSATPSMESRCKAASGEYHHLTLPKRIGTRLMPTVHLVDMRKERDERKNYSIFSLELKKAILERMDLGEQVFLFLNRRGTANYVVCRKCGFVFECPHCSVSLTFHARTNLLLCHYCNLTRTMPDHCVECGGEVIRFSGFGTQKLEEETRSLFPAARTARLDRDTTRTRSAFEAMYRDMREGRIDILIGTQMITKGHDFPGVTLVGVVYADLSLHIPDFRSCERTFQLLTQVAGRAGRGTVPGRVVIQAHNPDHYVYDYVASHDYDGFYEKELALRQRLHYPPFSQLASLLVEHPSEKEGEAYTARLQAEFAPLVREAESVELLGPARAALYRLHDQFRWHFIFRTRDADVLQSVLKKVKRLDSVAKPPGTQCKVTLDVDPVNML from the coding sequence ATGACCTCCCCAGCCTACGCCCAGGTGGTTTTCAATCTGCCGCTTGCCGATGCCTTCACCTACCGCATCCCGCCCGCCTTGCAGGGCCGCGTGCAGGTGGGGATGCGCGTGCTCGCGCCGTTCGGTCCACGGAAGATCACAGGATACGTCGTGGCGCTCGCCGACACGTGCGATGCGTCGATCCGGCTGAAAGACATCGAGGACGCGCCCGACTCCCTGCCGGTGATCTCGCAGGACCTGCTTGATCTCACCCGCTGGATTGCGGACCGATACCATGCGGGCTGGGGCGAGGCCATCCGCGCCGCCCTGCCCGCCGGCCTGGATGACGAGGAGCACGAACTGTTTTCGTTGTCGCCCGCGGGGGAAGCCGCATTGCAGAATAAAAAGGTGTCGCCCGCCGGGGCGGCGGTCCTGCAACTCATTCAAAAACGCAAACAGCTTTCGCGCAAACAGATCCGCCACGCGCTCAAAAAAAATTACAAGTCGCACACCCTGGCCATGCTCAAGCAGGAAGGCCTCATCCTCACCGAAACCCGCCTGCGCAAAAGCTCCGTTCCGTACAAAACCGAAACCATCGCCGCACTCACCGGCGACGCGGCGAAACACGCGGACGCGGAAACCCTTCTCGCCCGCAGTCCGAAACAGAAAGAACTGCACTCTCTTCTTAAAGACGGGGAGCTCACCGTCACGGAATTGTCCAAGCGGTTTCCCAAACATGCCGGACCGCTCCGCGAACTGCGCAAGAAAGGGTTGGTCGAAACACGTCGCGTGCAGGTGTCACGTTATGGCGGAGAGGAAATCGATCTGTCCACCGAGGGGCTGGACGGTCCGTTGCAGTTCACACCGGACCAGGAACAGGTGTACGGCACATTGAAAGACGCCCTCGACTCTGAAACCTGCCACACGTTTTTACTGCAGGGCGTCACGGGAAGCGGCAAAACGGAAATTTACATCCGATGCATCCAGCAGGCGCTCGACGCCGGGCGCACGGCGATCATGATGGTGCCGGAGATTTCGCTGACGCCGCAGACGGTGTACCTGTTCCGCCGCCGCTTCGGCGAAAACGTCGCCATTCTGCACAGCGGCCTGTCGGCGGTGGAGCGATATCTCGAATGGGAAAAAATCCGGCAGGGCGAGGTGGGCATCGCCATCGGCGCGCGGTCGGCGGTGTTCGCCCCTTTAAACGACCTCGGCATCATCATCATCGACGAGGAACACGACGGCTCGTACAAACAGGATTCCACCCCGCGTTACCACGCGCGCGAGACCGCCATCGTCCGCGCTCGAAAGGCGGGTGCGGTGGTTCTGCTGGGGTCGGCGACGCCTTCAATGGAATCACGCTGCAAGGCCGCCTCCGGCGAATACCATCACCTCACGTTGCCGAAACGCATCGGCACACGGCTCATGCCCACCGTCCACCTGGTGGACATGAGGAAGGAACGCGACGAGCGCAAAAATTATTCCATCTTTTCGCTGGAACTCAAGAAAGCCATCCTCGAACGCATGGACCTGGGCGAGCAGGTGTTCCTGTTTCTCAACCGGCGCGGCACCGCCAACTACGTCGTCTGCCGCAAATGCGGGTTTGTGTTCGAATGCCCGCATTGCAGTGTGTCGCTCACGTTCCACGCGCGCACAAACCTCCTGCTGTGCCATTACTGCAACCTGACGCGCACCATGCCGGATCACTGCGTCGAGTGCGGCGGCGAGGTGATCCGCTTCAGCGGCTTCGGCACGCAAAAGCTGGAGGAAGAAACACGTTCCCTGTTTCCCGCGGCGCGCACCGCCCGGCTCGACCGCGACACCACCCGCACACGCTCGGCGTTTGAGGCCATGTACCGCGACATGCGGGAAGGCCGCATCGACATCCTCATCGGCACGCAGATGATCACCAAGGGGCATGACTTCCCCGGTGTCACGCTGGTCGGCGTGGTGTACGCCGATTTGTCCCTGCACATCCCGGACTTCCGCTCCTGCGAACGCACGTTTCAACTGCTGACCCAGGTGGCGGGGCGCGCCGGACGCGGCACCGTGCCGGGACGCGTCGTCATCCAGGCGCACAACCCGGATCACTATGTTTACGACTACGTCGCATCACACGACTACGACGGCTTTTATGAAAAAGAACTCGCTTTAAGGCAACGCCTGCACTATCCCCCGTTTTCGCAACTCGCGTCGCTTCTCGTTGAACATCCGAGCGAAAAAGAAGGCGAGGCGTACACCGCACGTTTGCAGGCCGAGTTCGCACCGCTGGTCCGCGAGGCGGAAAGCGTGGAGTTGCTTGGACCCGCCCGCGCCGCGTTGTACCGTCTGCACGACCAGTTCCGCTGGCACTTCATCTTCCGCACGCGGGATGCGGACGTTTTGCAATCCGTCCTCAAAAAAGTGAAGCGACTCGACAGCGTTGCCAAACCGCCGGGCACACAGTGCAAGGTCACGCTCGACGTCGATCCCGTCAATATGCTTTAA
- a CDS encoding YqaA family protein, whose translation MLRKMYDWVLHWSSTKHAVPALAVLAFAESSFFPIPPDVLLIAMVVAVPLKWFRFALVCSIASVLGGMFGYLLGWQFMDLVGNRIVEFYHFQTQFDKIGGWYQEYNAWAVAAAGFTPLPYKVFTLAAGAFQINFPVFVGASFVSRAARFFIIAALLYKFGPSIKEFIERYFNLLSIAFFVLLVLGFVLLKYVL comes from the coding sequence ATGCTTCGAAAAATGTATGACTGGGTTCTGCACTGGTCCTCGACCAAACACGCCGTGCCGGCTCTGGCGGTGCTGGCGTTCGCCGAATCCTCGTTCTTCCCCATTCCGCCGGACGTGCTTTTGATCGCCATGGTGGTGGCGGTGCCGCTCAAATGGTTCCGCTTCGCGCTGGTGTGTTCCATCGCCTCGGTGCTGGGCGGCATGTTCGGTTATCTTCTGGGCTGGCAGTTCATGGACCTGGTGGGCAACCGCATTGTCGAGTTCTATCATTTCCAGACGCAATTCGATAAAATAGGAGGGTGGTACCAGGAATACAACGCTTGGGCCGTGGCCGCGGCGGGGTTCACCCCCCTGCCCTACAAGGTGTTCACGCTGGCCGCCGGAGCGTTTCAGATCAACTTTCCGGTGTTCGTGGGCGCATCGTTCGTCAGCCGCGCGGCGCGCTTTTTCATCATAGCGGCACTGCTTTACAAGTTCGGCCCGTCCATCAAGGAATTCATCGAGCGTTATTTCAACCTGCTCAGCATCGCGTTCTTCGTTCTTTTGGTGCTGGGATTCGTGCTGTTGAAATACGTTTTATGA
- the cutA gene encoding divalent-cation tolerance protein CutA has translation MNEHVVVYVTAGSEQEAEKLANGLVTEKLAFCVNVIPSIKSYYHWDGKMNVDPEVLMIIKTRRDRFDDLEKWVCANHSYDVPEVIALPIVQGLKPYLQGIDDWVPKK, from the coding sequence ATGAACGAGCATGTGGTCGTGTACGTCACCGCAGGATCGGAACAGGAAGCGGAGAAACTGGCCAACGGCCTGGTGACGGAGAAGCTCGCCTTCTGCGTGAACGTGATCCCGTCCATCAAGTCATACTACCACTGGGACGGAAAGATGAACGTGGATCCGGAAGTGCTGATGATCATCAAGACGCGCCGCGACCGTTTCGACGATCTCGAAAAATGGGTGTGTGCAAACCACAGCTACGACGTGCCGGAAGTCATCGCCCTGCCCATCGTCCAGGGATTGAAACCCTACCTGCAGGGCATCGACGACTGGGTGCCAAAAAAATAA
- the msrP gene encoding protein-methionine-sulfoxide reductase catalytic subunit MsrP produces the protein MSNIHIPRGWEMPEAELTPESVYMNRREVLKAMGVASLFAAGALPACSPPPEVIDAHPEINLTDLEKTVYPANRITKYKLDRRLTSEAIAASYNNFYEFSEVKEDVDHHAQRLQTRPWQVEVTGLVNKPKTYDFDDFLKKFILEERFYRLRCVEAWAMAVPWTGFPLKALLDEVEPQSGATYVRFESFHKPFLAQGQFAFWQPWPYAEALTLEEAMNELTILATGIYGHPLPKQHGAPIRLVVPWKYGFKSIKSIQRIEVVDYAPSTFWNTLQPLEYGWEANVDPHVPHPRWPQTKEEMIGTKEVRLTQKYNGYGDFVASLYT, from the coding sequence ATGAGCAACATCCACATTCCCAGAGGTTGGGAGATGCCGGAAGCGGAACTCACGCCGGAGTCGGTGTACATGAACCGGCGCGAGGTGTTGAAAGCGATGGGCGTGGCCTCGCTGTTCGCCGCGGGGGCGCTTCCCGCGTGCTCGCCGCCGCCGGAGGTGATCGACGCGCATCCGGAGATCAACCTCACCGATCTCGAAAAAACCGTGTACCCGGCCAACCGCATCACCAAGTACAAACTCGACCGCCGCCTGACGTCCGAGGCCATCGCCGCATCGTACAATAACTTTTACGAGTTCAGCGAGGTGAAGGAGGACGTCGATCACCATGCGCAACGCTTGCAGACGCGGCCCTGGCAGGTGGAGGTGACGGGTCTCGTCAACAAACCGAAGACCTACGACTTCGACGACTTCTTAAAGAAGTTCATCCTGGAGGAACGCTTTTACCGACTGCGTTGTGTCGAGGCGTGGGCGATGGCGGTGCCGTGGACGGGGTTCCCGTTGAAAGCCCTGCTGGATGAGGTGGAGCCGCAATCGGGGGCGACATACGTGCGTTTCGAATCGTTCCACAAACCGTTTCTGGCGCAGGGTCAGTTCGCGTTCTGGCAACCGTGGCCGTATGCGGAAGCGCTCACCCTGGAAGAAGCGATGAACGAGCTGACCATCCTCGCCACCGGCATCTACGGGCACCCTCTGCCGAAACAGCATGGCGCACCGATCCGCCTGGTGGTGCCGTGGAAGTACGGTTTCAAAAGCATCAAGTCGATTCAGCGGATTGAAGTGGTCGATTATGCGCCCTCCACTTTCTGGAACACCCTGCAACCGCTCGAGTACGGGTGGGAGGCCAACGTCGATCCCCATGTGCCGCACCCGCGCTGGCCGCAGACGAAAGAAGAGATGATCGGCACCAAGGAAGTGCGCCTCACGCAGAAGTACAACGGCTACGGCGATTTCGTCGCGTCGCTCTACACCTGA